The Bacteroidales bacterium genome includes a region encoding these proteins:
- a CDS encoding transcriptional regulator, producing the protein MERIIFHSQIYRSWFIRIVAILLITIMHLPIKAEARLAPDSLYRQLETAEVKERVLILQALVRGLNVVDSVAAFCFFYEAAELAEDLNLNFDLKNSFESIRIKASPQRSIARYKKIIDELRDKKYPRQIGFAYSFIGREYLNLNNFDSSEYYQNKALSVFTKTNCELGKALVLDRMGQNDLTRNQFLDALKYYYQALQINQLNGFERDAAISLYHIGLTQLYLGNYHQAVDFIIKSLSYWEKISNRPNTWNCNELIGNIYIQSGDFQRALQFHRIALAIRQKHIRIAKEAGTSNLKENYLGIAYSYNNIAEVYLHMKQLDSAYYYALHSYQIKTEEGSAASVRDVANSELNLGNIYFALKNTDSAYLLTQVAAEKYKSLQNWSDFSMALYSLGKIELSLKKPLPAKQHFLEGLEHARQVQSKQSILEGYKVLSEMYLENKDLKKAYDYYVKYAMIKDSIFDREKSDAIEEIQIRYEVDKKTEQIEDQELVIGQKQRQIKTATIVGVIVTVLLVLLIVFIIKTKRQKEALLTKEAENLRQDLELKNRELICNVSNIYTKNLVINKVAKSLQRSSANFKQSNMELVREIISELKQNLDETSWREFEYRFAQVHESFYNTLDAQFPDLTPAERKVCAMLKLNMSSKEIAAITMVRPESVDTARSRIRKKLDIDKDENLTVFLNRL; encoded by the coding sequence ATGGAGAGAATTATTTTCCATAGTCAGATTTATCGGAGTTGGTTCATCAGGATTGTGGCAATTTTATTAATCACAATCATGCATCTGCCGATAAAGGCGGAAGCCCGGCTTGCTCCCGATAGTTTGTACCGGCAGCTCGAAACGGCTGAAGTAAAAGAGCGGGTGCTTATTTTGCAGGCTTTGGTTCGTGGACTTAATGTGGTGGATTCAGTGGCGGCATTTTGTTTCTTTTATGAAGCTGCCGAACTAGCGGAAGATTTGAATTTGAATTTTGATCTTAAAAATAGTTTTGAATCCATTAGAATAAAGGCATCACCTCAGCGGTCTATTGCGCGATACAAAAAAATTATTGATGAATTGCGAGATAAGAAATACCCCAGGCAGATTGGATTTGCCTATAGCTTTATCGGTAGGGAATATTTGAACCTGAATAATTTCGATAGCTCGGAATATTATCAAAACAAGGCACTTTCTGTTTTTACCAAAACCAACTGCGAATTGGGAAAGGCTTTGGTCCTGGATAGAATGGGGCAGAATGATTTAACCAGAAATCAATTTCTGGACGCGCTTAAATACTACTATCAGGCCTTGCAGATTAACCAGTTGAATGGCTTTGAGCGGGACGCTGCCATTTCGTTGTATCATATTGGGCTTACCCAACTTTACTTGGGGAATTATCATCAAGCGGTTGATTTTATTATCAAATCGCTGAGTTATTGGGAAAAGATCAGCAATCGGCCAAATACCTGGAACTGCAACGAGTTGATCGGGAATATTTACATTCAATCAGGGGATTTTCAAAGAGCACTTCAATTCCATCGGATAGCTCTTGCGATCCGGCAAAAACATATACGGATAGCTAAAGAAGCAGGAACATCCAATCTCAAGGAGAATTATTTAGGAATCGCTTACTCCTACAACAATATTGCTGAGGTTTATCTGCATATGAAACAACTCGATTCGGCTTATTATTATGCCCTTCATTCCTATCAAATTAAAACCGAAGAAGGCTCGGCTGCTTCTGTTCGTGATGTAGCCAACTCGGAATTAAATCTCGGAAACATTTATTTTGCCTTAAAGAATACTGATTCGGCCTATTTGCTGACACAGGTTGCTGCCGAAAAGTATAAATCCCTGCAAAACTGGAGCGATTTCAGCATGGCACTTTACAGCCTGGGAAAAATTGAGCTTTCGCTGAAAAAGCCGCTGCCGGCCAAACAACATTTTCTCGAAGGCCTGGAACATGCGCGCCAGGTACAAAGCAAGCAAAGCATCCTGGAAGGATACAAGGTTCTTTCGGAGATGTATCTTGAAAACAAAGATTTGAAAAAGGCTTACGATTATTATGTAAAGTATGCCATGATAAAGGACAGCATTTTCGACCGTGAAAAATCGGATGCCATCGAAGAGATTCAAATCCGCTATGAAGTAGATAAAAAAACGGAGCAAATCGAAGATCAGGAGTTGGTAATCGGACAAAAGCAGCGGCAGATAAAAACTGCCACCATCGTAGGCGTAATTGTAACCGTTTTGCTGGTCTTACTCATCGTGTTCATCATCAAAACCAAACGGCAAAAAGAGGCCCTGCTCACCAAAGAAGCCGAAAATCTCCGTCAGGATTTGGAACTAAAAAACCGCGAACTGATTTGCAACGTCAGTAATATCTATACCAAGAATCTGGTGATAAACAAAGTAGCCAAATCCCTGCAGCGAAGCAGCGCCAACTTTAAGCAGTCGAACATGGAGCTGGTGCGTGAAATTATTTCGGAGCTGAAACAAAACCTCGACGAAACCAGTTGGCGCGAATTTGAATACCGCTTTGCACAGGTTCACGAATCGTTTTACAACACCCTCGATGCCCAATTCCCCGACCTTACACCCGCCGAACGAAAGGTTTGCGCCATGCTCAAGCTCAACATGAGCAGCAAAGAAATTGCCGCCATCACCATGGTGCGCCCCGAGAGTGTGGACACCGCCCGTTCGCGCATCCGCAAAAAACTCGACATCGACAAAGACGAAAACCTGACCGTGTTTTTAAATCGGCTATAA
- a CDS encoding caspase family protein translates to MKNRNNLPKWSMLLISSLLIMFLISKQTSAQTLHCIIAGATNEQNSVIREGTRLSIDAMMSEIGAIEKNTSVRRKVYELTGTNFKSENLQKTIGDLNCNENDVILFYYNGHGFRYRDQSDKWPTLFMGYHIEGFDDTYLRSISLSKIANELKAKGARLTILIVDCCNGELSVLSPSDIEVNGIASLNFSVRNSERFKELYEQSSGFIIVSSSEPGQTSGVSSRYGGYFTNSFLEIHKELTSISNYADWNDLLEKTKERTISVTQLNYKKQTPQFQIEIIKRNNSHPSRNWQDVITTNSGAFANQPNNFVSNNPYRIYQFPVARIIMFKNNDVLFLMSDNYIVKYNPFDGGMFIAGYRAITMQAQTFQWDLINPVNSFHTNVFGVDYYGKIWEWNNYRRKWDNVGVVYY, encoded by the coding sequence ATGAAAAATAGAAACAATCTTCCTAAATGGTCAATGCTCTTGATCAGCTCGTTATTAATTATGTTTTTAATTTCAAAACAAACATCCGCTCAAACATTGCATTGCATTATTGCAGGGGCAACAAATGAACAAAATTCAGTAATCAGAGAAGGAACGCGGTTGTCGATTGATGCTATGATGTCTGAAATTGGAGCTATTGAAAAAAACACTTCCGTTAGAAGAAAAGTTTACGAATTAACCGGAACAAATTTTAAAAGTGAAAACTTACAAAAAACGATTGGTGATCTTAACTGTAATGAAAATGACGTCATCTTATTTTACTATAACGGGCATGGATTCAGGTACCGGGATCAATCAGATAAATGGCCTACCTTGTTTATGGGTTATCATATTGAAGGCTTTGACGATACCTATCTGCGTAGCATTTCACTCAGTAAAATAGCCAATGAATTAAAAGCGAAAGGAGCGAGATTAACCATTCTCATAGTGGATTGCTGCAATGGTGAGCTTAGTGTTTTAAGTCCATCTGACATTGAAGTAAATGGTATCGCTTCATTAAATTTTTCGGTCAGGAATTCAGAGAGATTCAAGGAATTATATGAGCAATCATCTGGTTTTATCATTGTTTCTTCAAGTGAGCCTGGTCAAACCTCCGGAGTATCCAGTAGATATGGAGGCTACTTCACTAATTCTTTTCTGGAAATTCACAAAGAGTTAACAAGCATTTCAAATTATGCTGATTGGAATGATTTACTTGAAAAAACAAAAGAAAGAACCATTAGTGTTACCCAACTAAATTATAAAAAGCAAACTCCGCAGTTTCAAATTGAGATCATTAAAAGAAATAACTCTCATCCATCAAGAAATTGGCAGGATGTCATTACCACCAATAGTGGTGCCTTTGCTAATCAGCCAAACAATTTCGTATCCAATAATCCATATCGTATTTACCAATTCCCGGTTGCGCGAATTATAATGTTCAAAAATAATGACGTGCTTTTTCTAATGTCGGATAACTACATTGTGAAATATAATCCATTCGATGGAGGTATGTTCATCGCAGGATACCGTGCAATAACAATGCAAGCACAAACTTTTCAGTGGGACCTAATTAATCCGGTGAATAGCTTTCATACCAATGTTTTTGGTGTGGATTATTATGGGAAAATTTGGGAATGGAATAATTATCGAAGGAAATGGGATAATGTTGGTGTTGTGTATTATTAA
- a CDS encoding PIN domain-containing protein encodes MKIVVDTNIVFSAVLNTNSRIANILLQSERFLHFYSTDLLLAEISEHKQKLQNLSGLSKEDLDKSIALITRKIRFIDARLIPNDIFNSTEELLKDIDSDDVEFVALTDHIGGKLWSGDKTLQRKLARKNWEKFISLAELSVLIRKPYE; translated from the coding sequence ATGAAAATTGTTGTCGATACCAATATCGTTTTCAGTGCAGTTTTAAACACCAACAGTCGTATTGCGAACATACTTCTTCAATCAGAGAGGTTTTTACATTTTTACTCGACTGATTTACTACTTGCCGAAATTTCAGAACATAAACAAAAGCTTCAAAATTTATCAGGTTTATCAAAAGAGGATTTAGATAAATCGATTGCACTTATTACCAGAAAAATTCGATTTATTGATGCCAGGTTAATTCCTAACGACATCTTTAATTCAACTGAAGAGCTTCTTAAAGATATTGATTCGGATGATGTTGAATTTGTTGCTTTAACAGATCATATTGGAGGGAAACTGTGGAGTGGAGATAAAACGCTACAACGAAAATTAGCAAGGAAAAATTGGGAGAAATTTATTTCTTTGGCCGAATTGTCAGTGCTCATAAGAAAGCCCTATGAGTAG
- a CDS encoding FHA domain-containing protein, with product MANKTIIDNDYNSFEKNPEKAGKYTQISGSDRNPEKIEERNLVGFLVSYTTSEPGEYWLIREGRNLIGKFADNNIILKLPTVSDRHALLNVRRSKNDNRLMFVIKDENSTNGVFVNKEDIEYQPRELNDRDIIKIGDYELLLIIIDKVTLKLKTLQGLSNIVKELHDPHKRSSPYDYPAYDKDIKDGTVTDL from the coding sequence ATGGCAAATAAAACAATTATTGATAACGATTACAATTCGTTTGAGAAAAATCCTGAAAAAGCTGGCAAGTACACGCAAATTTCCGGATCAGATAGGAACCCTGAAAAGATCGAAGAGCGAAACCTTGTGGGCTTTTTGGTTTCCTACACTACATCAGAGCCTGGTGAATACTGGCTCATCAGGGAAGGCCGAAACTTAATTGGCAAGTTTGCCGATAATAATATAATTCTCAAATTACCTACTGTATCAGACAGACATGCCTTGTTGAATGTGCGAAGAAGTAAAAATGACAACAGATTGATGTTTGTCATCAAGGATGAAAACTCAACAAATGGAGTATTCGTAAATAAAGAGGACATTGAATACCAACCCCGGGAATTAAACGACAGAGACATTATTAAAATTGGTGATTACGAACTGTTGTTAATCATCATCGATAAGGTTACGCTTAAGCTAAAAACTCTTCAGGGCCTAAGTAATATTGTAAAGGAACTGCACGACCCTCACAAAAGATCCTCTCCCTATGATTATCCTGCTTACGATAAAGATATTAAAGATGGCACTGTAACTGATTTATAA
- a CDS encoding dipeptidase, protein MINSRKTSLLVMVAGAMMLLMSSCNQPAANTDQMSDAVKVQAQIFTVDSHTDTPLWLLRGDYDLSQRHDATTHGSKVDLPRMTEGGLDAVFFAVFLGQEARTPEGNQHAIDLAIRIFDSIDAHLQRVPELAAIATSPDEALRLKNEGEKAIFLGIENGYAIGNDLAQIGNFYNRGARYITLCHTRNNDICDSSTDSTEHHGLSDFGRQVVSEMNRQGMMIDVSHISDSSFYDVLQVSLQPVIASHSSARAICDHPRNMSDDMLLKLAKNGGVAQVCILSDYVKTMPPNAQRDSAQSALREKYNNFDGLSEELMIQARSEWHAVNKNFPPNLATLSDYADHIDHVVSVAGIDHVGIGTDFDGGGGVTGCFDASEMHNITAELLRRGYSAEEIEKIWGGNLMRVMRQVQAARAV, encoded by the coding sequence ATGATAAATTCCAGAAAGACGAGCTTGCTGGTGATGGTTGCCGGTGCGATGATGCTGCTGATGAGCAGTTGCAACCAGCCTGCTGCCAATACCGATCAAATGTCTGATGCAGTGAAAGTGCAGGCACAGATTTTTACGGTCGATTCGCACACCGACACGCCTTTATGGCTTTTGCGCGGCGACTACGATCTGAGCCAGCGCCACGATGCCACAACGCACGGCAGCAAAGTAGATTTGCCACGCATGACCGAAGGCGGCTTGGATGCAGTGTTTTTTGCCGTTTTTCTTGGGCAGGAGGCACGCACGCCCGAAGGAAACCAACATGCTATCGACCTCGCCATCCGCATCTTCGACTCGATTGATGCACATTTGCAACGGGTACCGGAGTTGGCCGCTATTGCCACTTCACCCGATGAGGCGCTGCGGCTGAAAAATGAAGGTGAAAAAGCTATCTTTCTCGGCATCGAAAACGGCTATGCCATCGGCAACGACCTGGCACAGATTGGTAATTTCTACAACCGTGGCGCACGCTACATTACGTTGTGCCACACCCGAAATAATGACATTTGCGATTCATCCACCGACAGCACAGAGCACCACGGTCTAAGCGACTTTGGCCGCCAGGTGGTGAGCGAGATGAACCGGCAGGGAATGATGATTGACGTGTCGCACATTTCCGACAGCAGTTTCTACGATGTGCTCCAGGTTTCGTTGCAGCCGGTGATTGCGTCGCACTCTTCGGCCCGCGCCATCTGCGATCATCCGCGCAATATGTCGGACGATATGCTGCTGAAGCTGGCAAAAAATGGCGGCGTGGCACAGGTGTGTATTCTCAGCGACTATGTGAAGACCATGCCGCCAAACGCACAACGCGACTCTGCGCAAAGCGCCTTACGCGAAAAATACAACAACTTCGACGGCCTTAGCGAAGAACTGATGATTCAGGCCCGCAGCGAGTGGCACGCCGTCAATAAGAATTTTCCGCCCAACCTGGCCACACTTTCCGACTATGCGGACCATATCGATCATGTTGTGAGCGTGGCCGGCATCGACCACGTGGGCATCGGCACCGACTTCGATGGCGGAGGCGGTGTTACGGGCTGCTTCGACGCTTCAGAGATGCACAACATCACCGCCGAACTGCTGCGACGCGGATATTCGGCAGAGGAAATCGAAAAGATATGGGGCGGCAATCTGATGCGTGTGATGCGGCAAGTGCAGGCTGCGCGGGCAGTATGA